A single region of the Glycine max cultivar Williams 82 chromosome 20, Glycine_max_v4.0, whole genome shotgun sequence genome encodes:
- the LOC102662166 gene encoding uncharacterized protein, with amino-acid sequence MEIWNMLRDMFQDNKNSRVVTLEQEFSRTNMEDFSNASMYCQQLKELFNQLKNVGALVSNNYLVLQMVVGLTETYNGVATLIFQSDPLPPFYQACFMLTLEEVGFTKKVATDGGAAMVAHDTDDSHSLSKNSHQNRNTHRGKKDQNRNNNGKNNGSNHGDVKSNDGGVAIVAGSSNRGTSSGLPDNGSGHGCLSLFHLSHTPYPTTHLPSH; translated from the coding sequence ATGGAGATATGGAATATGTTGCGTGATATGTTCCAAGACAATAAGAATTCTCGAGTTGTAACTCTTGAGCAAGAATTCTCCCGTACCAACATGGAGGATTTCTCGAATGCCTCTATGTATTGTCAACAGCTCAAGGAATTGTTCAATCAACTCAAGAACGTAGGCGCACTGGTGTCGAACAACTATCTTGTTCTTCAAATGGTGGTCGGCCTCACCGAGACTTACAATGGGGTTGCCACACTCATTTTCCAAAGCGATCCTCTTCCACCTTTCTATCAAGCCTGCTTTATGCTCACCTTAGAAGAAGTTGGTTTCACGAAGAAGGTTGCAACCGATGGGGGTGCCGCCATGGTGGCTCACGACACTGATGACTCTCACTCCCTCTCCAAAAATTCCCATCAAAATCGGAATACTCATCGTGGTAAAAAGGATCAAAACCGCAATAACAATGGTAAAAATAATGGTAGCAATCACGGTGATGTCAAGAGCAACGATGGTGGCGTCGCAATAGTGGCTGGCAGCAGCAACCGGGGCACCAGTAGTGGCCTACCAGACAATGGCAGTGGCCATGGATGCCTTAGCCTCTTCCACCTTTCCCATACCCCTTATCCAACGACCCACCTCCCCTCACATTGA
- the LOC100527123 gene encoding ovate transcriptional repressor domain-containing protein: MGKKSLKLPSLFKTKEAPRNHHHPWQFMPSCGHSKTLSFRGGDDDMFKTVNSMFFDPSAESTIETPKSWFTTSSESASISTESEDYYYCDGESLEMLVRGVRSERLFFEPGDTSSILEKAKASGFPFKESVVLAMESEDPYEDFKRSMEEMVESHGVRDWEGLEELLTWYLRVNGKNNHGFIVGAFVDLLFSLAASNGSNTCSDSTSYSSAVSSFASSPLSGQNEIVEHGIGNDGAVTS, translated from the coding sequence ATGGGAAAGAAATCTTTGAAGCTGCCCTCTCTTTTCAAAACCAAAGAAGCCCCAAGAAATCATCATCATCCATGGCAATTCATGCCCTCTTGTGGCCACTCAAAGACCCTCTCTTTCCGTGGTGGAGATGATGACATGTTCAAGACAGTTAACTCTATGTTCTTCGACCCTTCAGCAGAGAGCACTATCGAAACTCCCAAGTCATGGTTCACAACCTCATCTGAATCTGCAAGCATCTCAACTGAGTCAGAAGACTACTACTACTGTGATGGGGAGTCTTTGGAGATGTTGGTACGTGGTGTGAGGTCAGAGAGGCTTTTTTTCGAACCTGGTGACACAAGTTCCATCTTGGAAAAGGCCAAGGCTAGTGGATTTCCCTTCAAAGAAAGTGTGGTCCTAGCCATGGAGTCAGAGGACCCTTATGAGGACTTCAAGAGATCAATGGAGGAGATGGTTGAGTCTCATGGAGTGAGGGATTGGGAAGGCTTGGAGGAGCTTTTAACTTGGTACTTAAGGGTCAATGGTAAAAACAATCATGGGTTTATAGTGGGTGCTTTTGTTGATTTACTCTTTAGTTTAGCTGCTTCTAATGGTTCTAACACTTGTTCTGATTCAACTTCATATTCTTCTGctgtttcttcttttgcttcttcCCCCTTGAGTGGCCAGAATGAGATTGTTGAGCATGGGATTGGGAATGATGGTGCTGTAACATCTTAG
- the LOC100808438 gene encoding probable pectate lyase 12 has translation MLHITCILLMCLLSSFSPPINALLNLTLPHQHPHPESVVHDLQRKVNASLWRREMLSKEDQQEGMSSSSCLTGNPIDDCWRCDPNWAADRQKLAECGLGFGKYAMGGKGGQIYIVTDSSDRDPANPVPGTLRHAVIQDEPLWIVFAADMTINLKHELIFNSYKTLDGRGANVHVTGHGCITLQYVSNIIIHNIHVHHCTPSGNTNIRASPTHVGWRGKSDGDGISIFGSRKIWIDHCSLSYCTDGLIDAIMGSTGITISNSHFAHHDEVMLLGHDDKYLPDRGMQVTIAFNHFGEGLVQRMPRCRLGYIHVVNNDFTQWKMYAIGGSANPTINSQGNRYTAPADPDAKEVTKRVDTDDREWSGWNWRTEGDIMVNGAFFVPSGAGQSAQYAEATSVQAKSAVQIDQLTMYSGVFGDPRDNGDLYPGFNGGGTVTGATSKGNTEGSSSDDGDFFGMIFRGSSSSQAAPPSPSSSIVFVSTFLSLLIIFILDTTTNHAILLSLL, from the exons ATGCTCCACATCACCTGCATTCTTTTAATGTGCCTTCTAAGTTCCTTCTCACCCCCAATCAACGCTCTTCTCAACCTCACTTTACCCCACCAACACCCTCACCCCGAATCCGTCGTCCACGATCTCCAACG GAAGGTGAATGCCTCACTATGGAGAAGGGAAATGCTGTCAAAGGAGGACCAACAAGAAGGCATGTCGTCGTCGTCGTGTCTGACCGGAAACCCCATCGACGACTGCTGGCGGTGCGATCCGAACTGGGCGGCGGACCGGCAGAAGCTGGCGGAGTGCGGCCTAGGGTTCGGCAAATACGCGATGGGCGGCAAAGGCGGGCAGATCTACATCGTGACGGACTCCTCCGACCGCGACCCGGCCAACCCCGTTCCCGGCACCCTCCGCCACGCCGTCATCCAGGACGAGCCTCTCTGGATCGTCTTCGCCGCCGACATGACCATAAACCTAAAACACGAGCTCATCTTCAACAGCTACAAAACCCTGGACGGCCGCGGCGCCAACGTCCACGTCACCGGCCACGGCTGCATCACGCTCCAGTACGTCTCGAACATCATCATCCACAACATCCACGTCCACCACTGCACTCCCTCCGGGAACACCAACATACGGGCCAGTCCAACGCACGTAGGGTGGAGGGGCAAATCGGACGGTGACGGGATTTCGATCTTCGGCTCACGGAAGATCTGGATCGACCATTGCTCGCTGTCGTACTGCACGGACGGTTTGATCGATGCTATTATGGGGTCCACTGGGATTACTATTTCGAATAGCCACTTTGCGCACCACGATGAGGTGATGCTTCTGGGACACGACGATAAGTATTTGCCAGATAGGGGCATGCAGGTTACAATCGCGTTTAATCACTTCGGTGAGGGTCTGGTGCAGCGTATGCCACGATGCAGGCTCGGTTACATCCACGTCGTTAATAATGACTTCACGCAGTGGAAGATGTATGCTATCGGCGGTAGCGCTAACCCCACCATCAACAGCCAGGGTAACCGTTACACCGCTCCCGCAGACCCTGATGCCAAAGAG GTGACGAAGCGCGTGGACACAGACGATAGAGAGTGGAGTGGTTGGAATTGGAGGACGGAAGGGGACATAATGGTAAATGGAGCGTTCTTTGTACCCTCAGGGGCGGGGCAGAGTGCACAGTACGCAGAGGCCACCAGTGTGCAAGCCAAATCCGCTGTTCAAATTGACCAGCTCACTATGTACTCCGGTGTCTTCGGTGATCCCAG GGATAATGGAGATTTATATCCCGGTTTCAACGGCGGTGGGACCGTGACCGGAGCCACCAGCAAAGGCAACACAGAGGGGTCCAGCAGTGACGATGGGGACTTCTTTGGGATGATATTCAGAGGCAGCAGCAGCAGCCAAGCAGCGCCACCATCACCTTCTTCGTCCATTGTATTTGTTTCAACCTTTTTgtctcttttaataatttttattttggacaCTACCACCAACCATGCCATTCTATTATCATTACTATGA